Proteins encoded by one window of Syntrophales bacterium:
- the gatB gene encoding Asp-tRNA(Asn)/Glu-tRNA(Gln) amidotransferase subunit GatB, whose product MEYEAVIGLEVHAQLLTESKIFCGCPTKFGAAPNSHTCPVCLGLPGALPVLNKKAVEFAIKMALATNCKINRECKFARKNYFYPDLPKGYQISQYENPLAEKGYVLVDTSEGRKKIGITRIHLEEDAGKLLHDEHNPWSYVDFNRTGVPLIEIVSEPTIKTAEEATAYLRRLHEILVYLEICDGNMEEGSFRCDANVSLKPKGAEGFGTRTELKNMNSFRHVQRALEYEIKRQQYILESGGEVVQETRLWNESQGVTNPMRGKEEAHDYRYFPDPDLVTLRIDEEWVEEIRRSLPELPLEKRDRFMKQYDLTAYDTNVLTSSRYIADYFEETAALCGEPKMAANWIMGDLLRLLNEENKTIKECPISPVNLASMIKLIMNGTISGKIAKEILTDMYRSPRSPEDVIREKGLIQITDETVLIPIIERVIEANPEQVKQYRAGKEKVFGFFVGQVMKITQGKANPQLVNRLLKEKLQD is encoded by the coding sequence ATGGAATATGAAGCTGTAATTGGATTAGAGGTTCACGCCCAGCTACTAACTGAATCCAAGATATTCTGCGGTTGCCCCACAAAATTCGGGGCTGCCCCGAATAGTCATACATGTCCTGTGTGTCTAGGATTACCCGGAGCATTACCTGTACTGAACAAAAAGGCAGTAGAATTTGCCATAAAGATGGCTCTCGCAACGAACTGTAAAATAAACCGCGAGTGTAAATTTGCAAGAAAAAACTACTTCTATCCTGATCTACCCAAAGGATACCAAATTTCTCAATATGAAAATCCCCTCGCTGAAAAAGGCTACGTACTTGTGGACACAAGTGAAGGCAGAAAAAAAATTGGTATAACGAGGATACACTTGGAGGAAGATGCGGGCAAACTCCTGCATGACGAACACAACCCGTGGAGTTATGTAGATTTTAACCGCACAGGAGTCCCACTTATCGAGATAGTTAGCGAACCAACGATAAAAACAGCTGAAGAGGCGACCGCGTACCTGAGAAGACTCCATGAGATACTTGTATATCTGGAAATTTGTGATGGTAACATGGAGGAAGGGAGTTTCCGCTGCGATGCCAACGTTTCACTGAAACCGAAAGGTGCAGAGGGCTTCGGTACCAGAACCGAACTCAAAAACATGAATTCATTCCGTCACGTCCAACGTGCCTTAGAATACGAGATAAAACGCCAGCAGTACATCCTTGAGAGTGGCGGTGAAGTGGTTCAAGAAACACGTCTTTGGAACGAAAGTCAGGGAGTTACCAACCCCATGAGAGGCAAGGAAGAAGCCCATGATTACCGATATTTTCCTGACCCTGACTTAGTAACGCTTCGCATTGATGAAGAATGGGTAGAGGAGATCCGACGATCTTTACCAGAACTCCCTCTGGAGAAAAGGGATCGTTTCATGAAACAATACGACCTTACAGCATACGATACAAACGTTCTCACATCAAGCCGATATATTGCCGACTACTTCGAGGAAACAGCAGCTCTCTGCGGAGAACCCAAAATGGCGGCTAATTGGATCATGGGGGACCTTTTGCGACTACTAAACGAAGAGAATAAAACCATAAAAGAATGCCCCATTTCGCCTGTGAATTTAGCCTCTATGATTAAACTTATAATGAACGGAACCATAAGTGGAAAGATCGCTAAGGAAATTCTCACAGACATGTATAGATCTCCCAGATCCCCAGAGGATGTTATCAGGGAGAAAGGACTTATACAGATAACAGACGAAACTGTTCTAATTCCCATAATAGAGAGAGTCATAGAGGCGAATCCTGAACAGGTGAAGCAGTACAGGGCAGGTAAAGAGAAGGTATTCGGCTTCTTCGTGGGTCAAGTGATGAAAATCACTCAGGGAAAAGCCAATCCACAGCTGGTTAATCGTCTTTTAAAGGAAAAACTCCAAGATTAG
- the mtnA gene encoding S-methyl-5-thioribose-1-phosphate isomerase: protein MEIHPITWRKNKIIILDQRSLPTRIRYKRCSDHREVCTAIKEMTIRGAPAIGVAAALGVALGAMHIKVYSHEEFLKKVESIIDEFANTRPTARNLFWALDRMRHTLREKLLTAGIPELKKILIKEALHILEEDIAVNIKIGSYGRSLIKNGDRILTHCNAGALATAGYGTALGIIRAAHEEGKKIHVYVDETRPVLQGARLTAWELSKEGIPHTLITDSMAGFIMKQGKVHMVITGADRIAANGDTANKIGTYSLAVLARHHSIPLYIAAPTSTIDLTIPDGSSIPIEERDPKEVTSFYGRRCAPKKTKAYNPAFDITPAELISAIITEKGIITPPYSEKLLEIHEKKTGLC from the coding sequence ATGGAGATCCACCCGATTACTTGGCGGAAGAACAAAATAATAATTCTGGACCAGAGATCTCTACCCACAAGAATCCGCTATAAAAGATGTAGCGATCACAGAGAAGTATGTACAGCTATTAAGGAGATGACCATCAGAGGTGCACCGGCTATTGGCGTGGCAGCTGCGCTAGGAGTAGCTCTAGGAGCAATGCATATCAAGGTTTATAGCCATGAGGAATTTCTTAAAAAAGTCGAAAGTATAATTGACGAGTTCGCCAACACCAGACCTACAGCCAGAAATCTCTTCTGGGCGCTCGACCGGATGCGTCATACCCTTCGGGAAAAGTTACTTACAGCGGGTATTCCAGAATTAAAAAAAATTCTCATAAAAGAGGCCCTCCACATCCTGGAGGAGGACATAGCTGTAAACATAAAGATTGGTAGTTACGGCCGTTCTCTCATTAAGAATGGTGATCGTATACTGACCCACTGCAACGCCGGAGCCTTAGCTACAGCCGGTTACGGAACGGCCCTCGGTATTATAAGAGCAGCACATGAAGAAGGTAAAAAAATACATGTTTATGTTGATGAAACAAGACCGGTACTCCAGGGAGCAAGGCTAACCGCATGGGAATTATCAAAAGAGGGCATTCCCCATACATTGATCACGGACAGTATGGCGGGTTTTATAATGAAGCAAGGTAAGGTACATATGGTTATCACAGGGGCCGACCGCATCGCCGCCAATGGTGACACAGCTAACAAAATCGGAACGTATTCATTGGCTGTACTTGCTCGCCATCACAGTATACCACTGTACATCGCTGCCCCAACATCAACGATCGACTTAACTATCCCAGACGGCTCCTCAATACCCATTGAGGAGAGAGATCCAAAAGAAGTCACATCTTTCTACGGTCGCCGCTGTGCTCCTAAAAAGACTAAGGCGTACAATCCCGCATTTGATATAACCCCAGCAGAACTCATTAGCGCGATCATCACTGAAAAAGGGATTATAACCCCACCTTACAGCGAAAAGCTCCTGGAGATCCACGAAAAAAAAACAGGATTATGTTAG
- a CDS encoding HAD family hydrolase, whose translation MLAVKPRNSPKLLLFDFDGVIVDSLHVYSKAVKWCLERIGKPLISSTEDYLNLFEENFYEALERRGVDLTAFLTALKEYSTLVNYYENVNVIPGILPVLEELSHNNILAIISSNSRGAIERIFSRFSVGKFFKSIMGSDDSYSKKNKMEKLMAVYGISKNDTLYIGDTAGDIREGKLAGVITVGVAWGWHPKDRLENVKPDYIVNSPEELLKLPVFDQIK comes from the coding sequence ATGTTAGCCGTTAAACCTAGAAACTCCCCGAAACTATTACTTTTCGATTTTGATGGTGTTATTGTCGACTCACTTCATGTTTACAGCAAAGCCGTTAAGTGGTGCCTGGAACGCATTGGCAAACCCCTAATAAGCAGCACGGAAGATTACTTGAACCTATTCGAAGAGAACTTTTACGAAGCCCTAGAAAGAAGAGGAGTCGATCTTACTGCATTCCTCACCGCCTTGAAGGAATACTCAACTCTAGTGAATTACTATGAAAATGTAAACGTTATTCCGGGCATATTACCGGTACTCGAGGAGCTATCGCACAACAACATCCTTGCCATTATTTCCTCTAACTCCCGCGGAGCCATTGAGCGCATCTTCTCACGTTTCTCCGTTGGTAAATTCTTCAAATCCATCATGGGTTCCGACGATTCATACAGCAAAAAAAACAAAATGGAAAAGCTCATGGCTGTTTATGGTATTAGTAAAAATGACACCTTATACATCGGTGATACCGCGGGAGATATAAGAGAAGGAAAACTGGCAGGTGTAATCACCGTGGGGGTCGCATGGGGATGGCACCCAAAAGATAGACTGGAGAATGTGAAACCTGACTATATTGTAAACTCACCGGAAGAACTCCTGAAACTTCCCGTATTCGATCAGATAAAATAA
- a CDS encoding s-methyl-5-thioribose-1-phosphate isomerase, whose protein sequence is MSHSKVLLMDLSNTVYLEGKDALIIVDRRRLPREFIEIYCTHHEEVARAIEDMVVQGAGDIAITAAYGLYLTARELENRGFWRDLEELEAAAARLRSTRPTGHHLRTLLDRIMVQVRREVDRPASEVIIEFIWRALKRQREMSQQTGAQGERLLEDGAIVLTHCFAGAGLLYMFQYALEKGKKLKAVCTETRPYLQGARLTAWSLSEMGVDTTLITDNMAAWFMAQGKISTVVTAADRIAMDGSVANKVGTLQLAICARHYGIPFYVLGYGGPDPLTPTGKDIPIEKRNPTEVTTFRGEPITGERVKAEYPAFDVTPPDLITGIVTTRGIFRPERIVDYFPRLTS, encoded by the coding sequence ATGTCTCACAGTAAAGTTCTTCTTATGGATCTCAGCAATACAGTATATTTAGAGGGCAAAGATGCGCTGATCATTGTCGATAGGCGCCGTCTACCTCGAGAGTTCATAGAGATCTACTGCACTCACCATGAAGAAGTTGCAAGAGCCATTGAAGATATGGTGGTACAGGGTGCGGGGGATATAGCCATTACCGCAGCTTATGGATTGTATCTCACAGCGCGGGAGTTGGAGAACAGGGGCTTCTGGAGGGATTTAGAGGAACTTGAAGCTGCTGCTGCACGTTTACGATCCACCAGACCTACGGGTCATCATCTTAGAACCCTGCTGGATAGGATCATGGTTCAGGTGCGTAGGGAAGTGGACCGTCCTGCATCGGAAGTAATCATAGAATTTATCTGGCGTGCATTGAAGCGTCAGAGGGAAATGTCGCAACAAACTGGTGCTCAAGGTGAGAGACTTCTTGAAGACGGGGCTATTGTGCTTACCCACTGTTTTGCAGGGGCTGGTTTGCTATACATGTTTCAATACGCCTTAGAAAAAGGGAAGAAACTTAAGGCAGTTTGTACGGAAACCAGACCTTACCTTCAGGGCGCGAGACTTACGGCTTGGTCTCTTTCGGAGATGGGAGTAGACACAACTCTGATAACTGATAACATGGCAGCGTGGTTTATGGCCCAGGGAAAAATAAGTACGGTTGTTACTGCTGCGGATCGCATTGCTATGGATGGCAGTGTGGCGAACAAAGTGGGGACTTTGCAGCTTGCCATATGTGCCCGCCATTACGGAATACCTTTTTACGTTCTGGGCTATGGTGGGCCTGATCCTTTAACACCGACGGGAAAGGACATCCCTATAGAGAAGAGAAATCCTACTGAAGTGACCACTTTCCGCGGGGAACCAATCACTGGAGAGAGAGTAAAGGCTGAATATCCCGCATTTGACGTAACTCCACCCGATTTGATAACGGGTATTGTCACTACGAGAGGTATTTTCAGGCCTGAAAGAATTGTTGATTATTTTCCACGTCTTACGAGTTGA
- a CDS encoding aromatic ring hydroxylase, which translates to MAVKTAEEYLDTIRKMKPRVYIGGKWVTNLLDHPVTRSMVMANAAVYGLAHEEQYRDIMVATSHLTGEPINRNLHVARSIHDLDMRQEMALLTSQTVGTCNYRCVGCDALNSLASTTWEMDRDLGTNYSERFNKWLAYAQANDLAVSGAITDAKGDRKKRPSQQAEIDTYVHVVEKRDDGIVVSGIKVSQSGAIGSHETLVLPGGALREGEEAFAVAFAVPNSAPGLTYVCQYNAYSAEREMCEDVWELGNPLYGQRETSTMIFDRVFVPWERVFLCGETKYCGRMVARFAKAHRMNCGGACKVGFADLIIGGALLAAECIGVDKVPHIQEKIIDMVRYSETSHACAIAAAMRGREEPEGSGVYLPDDLFGNAAKLNIADGFWEIIKLAGDIAGGLVVTMPRIKDLDDPVVGAALKKAFSAVAPAEKRLKVAKFLQHWTAGLHGPGTWHGAGAPQTQRYMFTVLTDFEKKKRLAKKLMGLEE; encoded by the coding sequence ATGGCTGTAAAAACTGCGGAAGAGTATCTGGATACTATAAGGAAGATGAAACCCAGGGTGTATATCGGAGGCAAGTGGGTAACCAATCTCTTGGATCACCCTGTAACCCGTTCTATGGTTATGGCAAATGCTGCTGTTTATGGGTTGGCACATGAAGAGCAGTATAGGGACATAATGGTGGCGACTTCTCATCTAACAGGTGAGCCGATTAATAGGAATCTCCATGTAGCGCGGAGCATTCATGATCTAGATATGCGTCAAGAGATGGCACTTCTCACCAGTCAAACAGTTGGAACATGTAATTATCGTTGTGTGGGCTGTGATGCTCTGAATAGTCTTGCGTCCACTACATGGGAAATGGATCGGGATCTAGGAACGAACTACAGTGAGCGTTTTAACAAGTGGCTCGCCTATGCCCAGGCCAATGATTTGGCCGTTTCAGGTGCTATTACAGACGCCAAGGGTGATAGAAAAAAGAGACCTTCCCAGCAGGCGGAGATAGACACATATGTGCATGTAGTAGAAAAGCGTGACGATGGGATTGTCGTAAGTGGGATAAAGGTTAGCCAAAGTGGTGCCATAGGTTCCCATGAGACTCTGGTTTTACCGGGTGGGGCTTTGAGGGAAGGAGAAGAGGCATTTGCGGTGGCATTTGCTGTCCCCAACAGCGCTCCGGGGTTAACGTATGTCTGTCAGTACAACGCCTATTCCGCCGAAAGGGAGATGTGTGAGGATGTATGGGAACTTGGAAATCCCCTCTACGGCCAAAGGGAAACGAGCACGATGATCTTTGACAGGGTATTTGTCCCCTGGGAGAGGGTGTTCCTCTGCGGTGAGACTAAGTACTGTGGAAGGATGGTGGCGAGGTTCGCCAAAGCCCATAGGATGAACTGTGGTGGGGCTTGTAAAGTGGGTTTTGCCGATTTGATCATCGGTGGCGCATTGTTGGCTGCAGAGTGCATTGGTGTTGATAAAGTACCGCATATTCAGGAGAAGATTATAGACATGGTGCGCTATAGTGAGACATCTCACGCTTGTGCTATAGCTGCGGCGATGCGTGGTCGAGAGGAACCGGAGGGCTCGGGTGTTTATCTCCCAGATGACCTCTTTGGCAACGCAGCCAAATTGAATATAGCGGATGGGTTCTGGGAGATCATAAAACTGGCGGGAGATATTGCTGGGGGGTTGGTAGTGACGATGCCCAGAATAAAGGATTTGGATGATCCTGTTGTCGGAGCTGCTCTTAAAAAGGCTTTTTCTGCTGTTGCGCCTGCTGAGAAGAGACTCAAAGTAGCTAAATTCCTCCAGCACTGGACTGCTGGCCTGCATGGGCCTGGTACATGGCATGGTGCTGGTGCCCCACAAACTCAACGTTACATGTTTACAGTGCTAACGGACTTCGAAAAGAAGAAGAGGCTTGCGAAGAAGCTTATGGGTCTTGAGGAGTGA
- a CDS encoding FAD-dependent oxidoreductase encodes MGKQLVIIGGGAAGPSVAAEARRRDSELKITMIERGDYVSYAACPIPYYIGDYIKDYRRLVIRTPEEFIRTGVDVKLRANVEAIDVDKGLVYVSDGSVLPYDNLVLATGAKAVRPDIPGIDSEGVFVLRNLGDALQVKSFIVENRCRRAVLLGGGFIALEMSEALRSIGIETTMVIRRDRPVPHWDPEFTDVILKELEKNQVNFLPEAKLKAIERVTDAKLCLHTDKGTIETDLIILGLGVRPETSLAEAIGLRLGDTGAISVDSRQRTSREEIYAVGDCCEVYHRIAKKWVYRPLGDIANKQGRTAGINIGGGNAEFAGIVGAQSFKLFSLEVGTTGIMEDEARQAGYDPVSNLVWGNPVARPMSRGERLGIKLVADRKTGKLLGAQAVGDKGAVWRINCLSVALWQGLTVQEIGYLDFAYAPPFGGAWDAIHVAAHALMRKL; translated from the coding sequence ATGGGTAAGCAACTGGTTATCATAGGAGGAGGAGCAGCTGGTCCTTCTGTGGCTGCTGAAGCGAGACGCAGGGATTCTGAACTCAAGATTACTATGATTGAGCGGGGGGATTATGTTTCCTATGCCGCCTGTCCCATACCGTATTACATCGGTGATTATATCAAGGACTACAGGAGATTGGTCATCCGTACCCCTGAGGAGTTTATTAGGACTGGTGTCGATGTGAAGCTTAGAGCCAACGTGGAGGCGATCGATGTTGATAAAGGGTTGGTGTATGTATCGGACGGATCTGTTTTACCTTATGATAATTTGGTTTTAGCGACAGGGGCTAAGGCGGTTCGCCCAGATATACCTGGTATAGACAGCGAAGGGGTTTTTGTACTGCGGAATCTTGGCGATGCGTTGCAGGTAAAGTCGTTTATAGTGGAAAATAGGTGCCGGCGTGCTGTTTTACTAGGGGGAGGGTTCATTGCCCTGGAGATGAGTGAAGCCCTCAGGAGTATAGGTATAGAGACAACGATGGTTATCAGAAGGGACCGTCCGGTTCCCCACTGGGATCCAGAGTTTACAGACGTCATATTGAAAGAACTGGAAAAAAATCAGGTGAATTTTCTGCCGGAAGCAAAGCTGAAAGCCATTGAAAGGGTGACAGACGCCAAGCTTTGCCTTCACACAGATAAGGGGACAATCGAAACTGATCTTATAATTTTGGGATTAGGGGTACGTCCTGAAACTTCATTGGCTGAAGCTATTGGATTGAGGTTGGGTGATACTGGGGCGATAAGCGTGGATTCCCGTCAGCGTACCTCCAGAGAGGAAATTTATGCGGTTGGTGATTGCTGTGAGGTCTACCACCGAATTGCCAAAAAATGGGTCTATCGTCCCCTGGGTGATATCGCCAACAAACAGGGAAGAACAGCAGGTATTAATATTGGTGGTGGGAATGCAGAATTTGCTGGTATAGTTGGTGCCCAATCTTTTAAGCTTTTCTCACTTGAGGTCGGGACCACGGGTATCATGGAGGATGAGGCTAGGCAGGCAGGTTATGATCCGGTGAGTAACCTAGTATGGGGTAACCCGGTTGCGCGACCTATGTCTCGGGGCGAGAGGTTGGGCATAAAGCTTGTCGCTGACAGAAAGACGGGGAAACTTTTAGGTGCACAGGCAGTAGGGGACAAAGGAGCGGTATGGCGAATTAACTGTCTGTCAGTGGCCCTTTGGCAGGGACTGACTGTACAGGAGATAGGTTATCTTGATTTTGCCTATGCACCACCCTTCGGCGGGGCATGGGATGCTATCCATGTGGCTGCCCATGCGCTGATGAGAAAACTATGA
- a CDS encoding C-GCAxxG-C-C family protein, which yields MTREEKIEAVKQRARKNFSLGYNCAECVTEAVFSLINTGLPIEARKMATGFGGGVGLFGDTCGALTGAVMAVSAVHGRVSLPEDPDPKQAVKKAAQELYGKPGLYRIFNQIPNRFKAKFNHTLCRELTKQWHNQWLCRDHALFCREIITEAAGIAADLILSDKDSLASLPFGENVENLKD from the coding sequence ATGACAAGAGAGGAAAAAATTGAGGCGGTGAAACAACGGGCTAGAAAGAATTTCTCTTTGGGGTACAACTGTGCTGAGTGCGTGACGGAAGCTGTATTTTCATTGATCAATACGGGGCTTCCAATAGAGGCAAGAAAAATGGCTACCGGATTTGGTGGTGGTGTGGGGCTTTTCGGTGATACATGTGGTGCGTTAACAGGTGCTGTAATGGCTGTGAGTGCTGTGCACGGGCGCGTAAGTTTACCGGAAGATCCCGATCCAAAACAAGCGGTGAAAAAAGCTGCTCAAGAACTTTACGGTAAGCCTGGACTTTATAGGATTTTTAACCAGATTCCCAATCGGTTTAAGGCGAAATTCAACCACACCCTTTGTCGTGAACTTACTAAACAGTGGCATAACCAGTGGTTATGTCGTGATCATGCGCTCTTTTGCAGGGAAATAATCACAGAAGCGGCTGGGATTGCCGCGGATCTTATTCTATCAGATAAGGATTCCTTAGCCTCCCTGCCTTTCGGTGAAAATGTGGAAAATCTGAAAGATTAA
- a CDS encoding methylmalonyl-CoA mutase family protein, which translates to MYFAAEVLEQSSRLRQKWEDEVRRTIEKNPDQKPDHLWSTVSDLKIKRLYTPEDIKDMDFERDIGYPGQFPFLRGNQVTGYRGKYWTFRMFSGMGDAKTTNKRWHMLLKEGQTGLSTAFDFPTLMGYDTDSPKARGECGKCGVAIDTLEDFLVLVDGIPLDKVTTSMTINPPATVLWAMYCAAAELKGVPLDKIGGTIQNDMLKEFIAQKTLMCPPEPSVKLISDTVEFGTKYVPKWNTISISGYHIREAGSTAVQELAFTLRDGIEYVEDVIRRKGLDVDDFAPRLSFFFNSHIDFFEEIAKMRAARRMWAKIMKYRFKAKNPRSMWMRFHTQTAGCSLTAQQPFNNVVRTAVEALAAVLGGTQSLHTNSLDEVLCLPSDFAVQIALRTQQILAEETGVANTIDPLAGSYFVEALTNEMEEKAWEYIHKIDEMGGMIAAIEKGFPQMEIADAAYRFQRQIDAGEKIMVGVNKYVSEVQEPIPLVEIDDKLEEEQIARLREVKRKRDNKAVKKCLDDLREACRKGENVMPYCIEAVKNLCTLQEICDVYREVYGEYRDPALY; encoded by the coding sequence ATGTATTTTGCAGCGGAAGTACTGGAACAATCCAGTAGGCTAAGGCAGAAATGGGAAGACGAGGTAAGGAGGACCATCGAGAAAAACCCAGACCAGAAACCAGATCATCTTTGGTCCACTGTTTCTGACCTAAAAATCAAAAGACTTTACACTCCGGAAGATATCAAAGACATGGACTTTGAAAGGGACATAGGTTATCCAGGACAATTCCCATTTCTCAGGGGTAACCAGGTAACGGGTTACAGGGGTAAGTATTGGACCTTCCGAATGTTTTCCGGAATGGGGGATGCGAAAACAACCAACAAACGATGGCACATGCTTTTAAAGGAGGGACAAACTGGACTGAGCACAGCTTTCGATTTCCCAACGCTTATGGGTTACGACACAGATTCCCCGAAGGCAAGAGGTGAATGTGGTAAATGTGGCGTGGCCATAGATACATTGGAGGATTTTCTCGTTCTCGTTGATGGAATCCCCCTTGATAAAGTAACGACCTCAATGACGATTAATCCTCCGGCCACGGTACTCTGGGCTATGTACTGTGCTGCCGCTGAGCTAAAAGGTGTACCCCTTGATAAGATAGGTGGCACAATACAGAACGACATGTTGAAAGAATTCATAGCCCAGAAAACGCTTATGTGTCCCCCTGAACCCTCTGTAAAACTGATAAGTGATACTGTGGAGTTTGGTACCAAGTATGTACCAAAGTGGAACACCATTTCCATAAGCGGTTATCACATCCGTGAGGCCGGTTCAACGGCGGTGCAAGAACTAGCCTTCACACTTCGTGACGGAATTGAGTATGTTGAGGACGTAATCCGTCGCAAAGGTCTTGATGTGGATGACTTCGCTCCCCGCCTTTCCTTCTTCTTCAACTCCCACATTGACTTCTTTGAAGAGATAGCCAAAATGAGAGCAGCGAGGAGAATGTGGGCAAAGATCATGAAATACCGCTTCAAGGCCAAGAATCCTCGCTCAATGTGGATGAGGTTCCACACACAGACGGCGGGATGTTCACTGACAGCCCAGCAACCGTTCAACAACGTGGTGCGAACAGCTGTTGAAGCCCTGGCTGCAGTCCTGGGTGGTACACAATCCCTACATACAAATTCACTGGACGAGGTGCTCTGTCTACCGTCTGACTTCGCAGTGCAGATCGCCCTCAGAACACAGCAGATCCTTGCAGAGGAGACAGGGGTTGCCAACACAATAGACCCATTGGCAGGTTCCTACTTCGTAGAAGCTTTAACGAACGAAATGGAAGAAAAGGCTTGGGAATATATCCACAAGATAGACGAAATGGGTGGGATGATCGCAGCTATAGAGAAAGGATTCCCGCAGATGGAGATCGCTGATGCTGCGTACAGGTTCCAGCGTCAGATCGACGCGGGCGAAAAGATAATGGTTGGTGTGAATAAGTACGTAAGTGAAGTACAGGAACCCATTCCTCTTGTGGAAATCGATGATAAGCTAGAAGAGGAACAAATTGCACGGCTCCGGGAAGTTAAGCGTAAAAGAGACAATAAGGCTGTTAAAAAATGTCTGGACGATCTCAGAGAAGCGTGCAGGAAAGGTGAAAACGTAATGCCGTATTGCATCGAAGCGGTCAAGAACCTGTGCACTCTCCAGGAGATCTGTGACGTGTACCGGGAAGTGTACGGAGAGTACAGAGATCCGGCACTCTACTAA
- a CDS encoding cobalamin B12-binding domain-containing protein — protein sequence MAERKLRVMVAKPGLDGHDRGARVLARCFRDAGFEVIYTGCHQTPEQIANAAIQEDVDLVGLSCLSGAHRYLFPEVRRLLDEKGASDIVVIGGGIIPDVDLQYLYDKGIKAIFTPGARLDDIVDWIKKNVQPRG from the coding sequence ATGGCAGAGAGAAAACTTCGTGTGATGGTGGCTAAACCCGGTTTGGACGGTCACGATCGAGGCGCCAGAGTATTGGCCCGTTGTTTCCGAGATGCAGGATTTGAGGTCATCTACACCGGTTGTCATCAGACGCCTGAACAAATAGCGAATGCAGCCATTCAGGAGGACGTCGACCTCGTAGGGTTGAGCTGTCTGTCCGGAGCTCATCGTTACCTGTTCCCCGAGGTAAGGCGATTACTAGACGAGAAAGGTGCGAGCGACATCGTTGTAATAGGAGGGGGAATTATCCCGGACGTTGATCTACAATACCTTTATGACAAAGGTATAAAAGCCATTTTTACGCCAGGTGCGCGACTCGACGATATTGTGGATTGGATCAAAAAGAATGTACAACCAAGAGGCTGA
- the meaB gene encoding methylmalonyl Co-A mutase-associated GTPase MeaB, with product MDKVNKIKAGDVRTASRLIRNLEDGIQEARETIKHIFPLTGKAQVIGVTGSPGAGKSTLVDGLVGCFRKRDKKVGVLAVDPSSPFSGGALLGDRVRMQRHANDPGVFVRSLATRGALGGLAKAVGDAIHIMDAMGMDVILVETVGTGQQEVDIINHSHTVIVVLVPGMGDDIQAIKAGIMEIADIFVINKADREGSSKLRREIMAMLDMAPPESFAAGWKPPILRVENAFEPEGFGKSIEELTETVIKHYEHLVAHDLLGSRIRRKAAVELNEAIRTCILEPVLNRLVAAGEIENMIQQLVERKTDPYTLAEDVARRYLKECF from the coding sequence ATGGATAAAGTAAATAAGATCAAGGCGGGAGATGTGAGAACAGCCTCCCGCCTCATTAGAAATTTGGAAGACGGTATTCAAGAAGCACGGGAAACCATAAAACACATATTCCCACTTACGGGGAAAGCTCAAGTTATAGGGGTCACAGGCTCTCCGGGAGCAGGAAAGAGCACACTGGTAGACGGTTTAGTAGGGTGTTTCCGAAAGAGAGACAAAAAAGTTGGTGTTCTTGCTGTGGATCCCAGCAGTCCTTTCTCCGGAGGAGCTTTGCTGGGGGACAGGGTGCGGATGCAAAGACATGCAAATGATCCAGGCGTGTTTGTTCGCTCCTTAGCTACGAGGGGTGCTCTTGGAGGACTGGCAAAAGCGGTGGGAGACGCCATCCATATCATGGATGCTATGGGAATGGATGTGATCCTCGTGGAAACTGTAGGAACTGGCCAACAGGAAGTGGACATCATCAATCATTCCCATACAGTGATTGTGGTTCTCGTGCCGGGTATGGGCGACGACATACAGGCTATTAAAGCAGGGATTATGGAAATTGCTGACATTTTCGTCATCAATAAGGCCGACCGAGAGGGTTCTTCTAAACTCAGAAGAGAGATTATGGCCATGTTGGACATGGCACCACCTGAATCTTTTGCGGCGGGCTGGAAACCTCCGATTTTACGTGTGGAAAACGCCTTTGAACCTGAGGGTTTTGGAAAGAGTATAGAAGAACTTACAGAAACGGTTATAAAGCATTACGAGCATCTCGTGGCTCACGATCTCCTTGGTTCAAGAATAAGACGCAAAGCTGCGGTGGAACTCAACGAAGCTATACGGACATGCATTCTCGAACCTGTTCTGAACCGTCTCGTCGCAGCGGGAGAGATAGAAAACATGATACAGCAGCTCGTTGAGAGAAAAACGGATCCCTATACCCTTGCGGAAGACGTAGCAAGACGTTACCTTAAAGAGTGTTTTTAA